A stretch of DNA from Silvanigrella paludirubra:
AGAAAATATAATATTTAAAAATAGGGGTAATAAATAATATATTTTATTTTTTAAAAACATTGGAACTCGCATTTTTTTAATAAAAAATAAATAATTATTTCTAATTTATAGAAATCTATAAATGAGTCATAATTTAATTATACCAATATAATTTTTTTTTAGTTATGCAGAGTGTTAATTTTGTGACTAAATAATTTAAATATAAATCGTAATATATTAGATTAGATAACAATTTTTAAAATTGTTTACATTATATAAAAATCATTTATAAGGATTACATCCTGAATTATTCGTAATTAATTGATTAAAATAAAAGAATTTTTCACTTAATTCTGCGTCATTTATAACTGCATTAGATACAAGTCTGTTCCATTCTGAATTCATAAATCCTAAGCAACCTGTCATCCATGAGTCATAAATTAACTTTTGGTTATTCAAAAAGATATGTTTATCACTGTTGCTGTAATAAATTGGATCAATTGCTAAAATAGAAGTATTTAATATTTCTAATAGATCATTTCTATTAATGACACCTAATTTATAAAATTGAAGTGCTAAATCAGAAACGGTAAAAAATGGTATTTGATTTTGATATATTTCGTATCTTTTTCTGACAATATTTTTTGAATAATTAACAATTTTATTATCACTTGGACCTTCATAAGCATAGTGAATAAATGTATATACTCTATTTGGATATAATAATTGCATTTGTTTATATACATCAGGATCAAGTTGTCCATTATCACCTAATAATATAAAATAAGCATCGGGATTATTCTCAATTATTGGTTTGATAGAACTAACTTTTCCATTATAAATACTTTCATTTATTTTCTTATTTATAAATTTAGAACTTGTTGCAAATGGAAACATAGCTTCCTGTGGTAAATTTTCATTGGCTGAAGATGAATTTTTAATTTCTCTTATTTTATTGATAATATAATTTTTATCTATACTAGGAGTCTGCTTTCCTATAAAATTCGATTCAGTCGCCATTGGAAAATGGTTAGCTTGAAGAAAATGAAGAGCTGGATACCCTAATATTCCAGGCGCTCCTGTAACATACAAAATATTTCTAGAAGGAGTTGAGTTTAAGCTATCATTGTTTTCCATGAATTTTTGAAAAAGAGTATTCATATTAAAAAACATTTTAGTCTTAATTCCATTTTCAATAAAATCTTTATTACTTACCATAACTTTAGTTATTTTTATCGTATCGTCTACGTCAGTAATAATAATAAATTTTTGAGAGAAAGCTGAATTTGCAAAATATAAAGATAAAATAACTGATAAAGCATAAAAAATATATTTCATAAATACATCCTAAAATCAAGTTATTAAGCTTATATTACAAACACTTTTTATAGAAAATAGGGTGTTTATTTAATATAGATTTTCGTTTTACTTAAGATTATATATAAAATAAATACTAATTTTGTTAAATTTTAAAAATTAATGTTAATTTAATCTAATTTTAATATAATTTATTAAATAAATAATGTAATTATTATTAAAATAAAAAAAATTATAATCGAAATATTTAATAAATAACTTGTAAATTAATATAAATTGTTATATAGAATTACTACATTTAAAATTAAAAAAATTAAGGAGTTTTTATGCTAAAATTCATAGCTATAAGCGCTGCTATTATTACATCTAATGCATTTGCGATTGTTCCCTATATTGGTCCTGTATTAATTAAAACCACAAATACAGGTTATGTCGCTCCTGGATATAATACTTTTACAAAATGTGAATTATATAATAATTCAATGTTTAGTAGTAAAATAGTATTAACTTACAGCGCTGGAAATATTCAAAGTGAAATAACTAAAGAAGTGAAAATAACAGGCGATCTAGCAAAATCTATTTCAGATTCTCAAAGAGGACCTTTTTTAAGAGAAATGGCTCCTGTAGATGGACCTGGAGTCGTTTATACTGCTCGTAAAGCAAATCCAAATGGAAGCTATCAAGATATTATTTTACTTAATGATAATGGTGGTGACGGGAATAGGGTAACAAATAATTCTATCGAAGCAATATCTCTAAGAAATTTTTTAGATTTAAATTGTAAATAATTTAAAATAATATAATTAAAAAAATAAATATTTATCGTATAATTGAGATCCAATATTTTAAATTGTAAAAAAATAAAATTCTATAGAAAAACCAAATAGAGTTGATAAGGTAAACTTTTCAATAGAATTACAATTTTTAATGAAAGGTATAATATAATGAATTTAGATCTATACTCAAAACAACTTGATAAAGATGGAATCGTTGTTATTCCAAATGTATTCACACTTGCACAGCTAAAAAATTTCAACGATGCTGCAACTGAAAAATTCAATGAAGTAAAAAAAATAGTCAGTCAATGCAGTGGAAAAGAAAAAGAATATATTACAGCATATGATAAAATATATTATAATAAAAAACTTCATTATGATGCACCAGATGGTACAAATATTATTGAACTAGCAAAAGGACGTTATGATTTTAGTTTAAATACTTCAAACGGAATTTTTTCTTCGAATGAATTTTTAAATCCAGAACCTGTCGGCACTTTAATTAAATTAAAATTAAAATCTCAGTACTCTCAACATGCTGGAGGTGTTCCCGCTGTTCCTAATTCAGACAATGGTCCCTGGCACAGGGATATTTACCCTTTTTTTGATAATAGTGAAGATATAAATCGAAATTATGATGACTCTATTGAAATAAAATTAATGCCTCCTTTTTATTTTACATTGCTTATTCCATTAGAAAAAATGATGCCTAACAACGGTTCTACAGAATTTATTTTATCCTCACATAAAAGTTCTTATGAAGAATCTAAAAATCTTCCCAGATTTCAAACTGAAGTTGATGCGGGATCCGTAATCTTATTTGATGGGAGAATATTTCACCGAGGTAGGGAAAATCAATCCATTGAACCAAGAATGGTACTTTATCAAGTATTTCATAAAAATTGGTACAACGATTATTAAAGCAAAAAATTCTATTTTTTTGGTGAATTATGAAGCAAACAACAAAAGTAATGATCGTTGTAACATTAGCTCTTTTTACCGATGGATTGTTATATGGGTTAATCATTCCTCTTTTACCATATTCGCCCGCAAAACTTTCTGAAGATTGGATGTATGAAATTCTAAGTGCTAGTTATGCTCTAGGAGTAATTATCTCTACTCCAATAACGGGTTATCTTTCCGACCGTATAGGGCGTCGTTATCCCATGATCATGGGAGTTCTAATTCAGGCTTTTGCAATTTTAATTTTTTCAAACACGACACATTTTTCTTTTTTACTTGTTGCTAAACTTGCCCAAGGAATTGCTGCATCTACAACATGGACATCTGGTTTAGCACTTATTACAGATCATTTTACAGATAAGCGTGCTCAAATGCTTGGATATGCTTTGCTTGGCAATACAATTGGCTTGGTCATTGGTCCTTTGCTAGGAGGGTTTCTTTTTGAAAAATTTAATTTTCAATTCCCTTTTATTATTGCCGCATGCTTTATGTTAATGGACATTTTTCTTCGTTTAAATTGGATAGAAAATATTCGTAGCAATATAACTGTTTCTTTAAAAGAACTTTATTATTTAGTAAAAGATAAAACCGTTCTTGTTACCTCTGCAATTATTTTTATGGGATCATGGTGCTGGTGTGTTTTAGAGCCTTTATTTCCTCTTTATCTTAAAAATGATTCATTAGCCACTTCTACACAAATTGGAGCCTTATTTACAATAAGTTGTTTAATTTATGGAATAAGCTGTCCATTAATTGGTTATATTACAGATCGTTTTGGTTCTTGGAAAATTATGATATTTGGACTTTTTTTATTATCATTAACAATTCCGTTACTTTGTTTATCAAAAAATCTATTTAAAGCAGGTCTTGCACTTACTTTAGTTAATATTGCTTACGGATTTGCTTTAAATCCGACTTTATCTGAATTAAGTACTGTTGCTGATAGAAGAAAAGTTGGAGCATACGCAACAACATATGCTATTTACAATGTTTCTTATTCTTTAGGTATGTTTGGAAGTAATTTAACAAATGGATTGTTAGCTCATTTCTTTTCTATTTCTACGACTTTCCTATTAGTTGGAGTTGCTTTATTTTTATGTATTTTTATATTTTTATTTTCAAATGCATCAATACGAACTGTTAAAGACCATTAAAAGTAACGATTTTTAAATCAAATTTATTGCTATATCTTTTTTGATAAAAGCAGATTATTTTTTATTGCGCTAATCAATCTCAAGCATTTAATGTCAAAATAAGATATATTTGAAATTTATTCTATTTTGATTAAAATCTAATATAAAAAAAATTTTTTATTATTTTTCAAGGAGGATAGGTAATTATATATGAAAAATTGTATTTTTAAAACTCTTACTTTTTTAATTTCTATTGGTAGTTTTTCGAGTATTTATGCAATGGTTGATATTATGGGAAGTGGTGGCTACTCAAATTATCCAAATTTTGGTAGTTCAAATTTTAAAGGGTGGAATGCCGGTGCTAAAGTCTTAGTTACAGATAGTCCAAGTACATTTGATTGGGTTTTTGGTGGTGGATTTAGATATGAAAATGTAAAAGCTGATAATTCAGATTCAGGTGTTTCTATTTCAAGTACAATTACCACTTTTCAATTAGGTGGTGATATTGGTTTTAAAATTATGCCAATTAAAGAAATATCTCTTTATGCTTTAGGTTCACTTTATATTGGTGTATATAATAATTATTCAAATACAATTACATTTAATGGTTTTTCAGGAAGCGTTAATCCAAGTATAAATTCTAATTGGAACATTGGAATTGGTGGAACAGGCTTATTTAATGTAACACCAGATTTTGGAATAGGCGCAGGAATATATGTTGCTCGCGGTGCTATGAGTTATTCCGATACAACATCAAATGGCTATACATCTAAAGGCAGCAGTGGTGGCTATAATATTTATAATTATAATTTGGTGGCGTGTTACTCTTTCTAATTCTAATTTAATTACGATAGCGCATAGTTAATATAAGTATTTTAACTAATAAAAAAAACTTGGTTTTAATTTTAGTATTTATTTTTATTTTGCTATAAGTTTGATTAAACTATGTGCAAGCCATTTTTCATATTCATCTGAAGTCCACTCTTTATCTATCACAAGTAACCTGTAAATATCGCGCCCAGTAAACGCCCAAAGAATTTCTCTTGCTTTTTTTAAGTTAATTCCTTCTGCAAGAGATTCTTCATTTGCTACTTCTTTTAAGGTTTTTTCTTGCCTTTGATATCTTCTTTCTTCTCTTTCTTTTTCTATTGCTTTAAATTCGGGGCCTAAAACAGAAGTATTTCTAAAAGAATTTATTTGATCTTTTTCAGCATCATATAGTCTTCTTGAAATTTTTGCTGAAATCTCTAAGCGCCCTTTTAAGGTTTTTATTTGTGTTACCTTTTGTACAAGTTCTTCAAATTTTTCTTTTTCAAGAGCCTCATCCATTATCGATCGAATTACACCCTGTTTTGATTTGAAAAAAGAATAAACAGAGGGCGTTGAAACCCCTGCGATTTTTGCTATTTCATCCATTGTTACATTGTCAAAACCTTTAGTAATAAAAAGATTTTTAGCTGAAGCTAATACACGCGTTTTTGTTTCAATTGCCTGAATTTTTCGTGATTCCGTATTGTATGCTCTTTTTTTAATCATTTAACTCCTTGACTAATTAAATATAGTAAACTATATTTAATATAAATTACTATAACTAATATAGTAAGTCAATAATTTATTTAATTAAAAAAGGTTTTGTATGAATGAGAAAATTTTATCTTTAGCTTTGGGGTATTATAAATCTATGTCTGAGAAAAACATTCCTGAGTTAAAACAATATTTACACCCAAATGTTCAAGTTATTAGCCCACTCGCAACTGTTACAGGTATTCAATCTGTGCTTGAAGCATCTAAAGG
This window harbors:
- a CDS encoding phosphatase domain-containing protein, encoding MKYIFYALSVILSLYFANSAFSQKFIIITDVDDTIKITKVMVSNKDFIENGIKTKMFFNMNTLFQKFMENNDSLNSTPSRNILYVTGAPGILGYPALHFLQANHFPMATESNFIGKQTPSIDKNYIINKIREIKNSSSANENLPQEAMFPFATSSKFINKKINESIYNGKVSSIKPIIENNPDAYFILLGDNGQLDPDVYKQMQLLYPNRVYTFIHYAYEGPSDNKIVNYSKNIVRKRYEIYQNQIPFFTVSDLALQFYKLGVINRNDLLEILNTSILAIDPIYYSNSDKHIFLNNQKLIYDSWMTGCLGFMNSEWNRLVSNAVINDAELSEKFFYFNQLITNNSGCNPYK
- a CDS encoding phytanoyl-CoA dioxygenase family protein gives rise to the protein MNLDLYSKQLDKDGIVVIPNVFTLAQLKNFNDAATEKFNEVKKIVSQCSGKEKEYITAYDKIYYNKKLHYDAPDGTNIIELAKGRYDFSLNTSNGIFSSNEFLNPEPVGTLIKLKLKSQYSQHAGGVPAVPNSDNGPWHRDIYPFFDNSEDINRNYDDSIEIKLMPPFYFTLLIPLEKMMPNNGSTEFILSSHKSSYEESKNLPRFQTEVDAGSVILFDGRIFHRGRENQSIEPRMVLYQVFHKNWYNDY
- a CDS encoding MFS transporter is translated as MKQTTKVMIVVTLALFTDGLLYGLIIPLLPYSPAKLSEDWMYEILSASYALGVIISTPITGYLSDRIGRRYPMIMGVLIQAFAILIFSNTTHFSFLLVAKLAQGIAASTTWTSGLALITDHFTDKRAQMLGYALLGNTIGLVIGPLLGGFLFEKFNFQFPFIIAACFMLMDIFLRLNWIENIRSNITVSLKELYYLVKDKTVLVTSAIIFMGSWCWCVLEPLFPLYLKNDSLATSTQIGALFTISCLIYGISCPLIGYITDRFGSWKIMIFGLFLLSLTIPLLCLSKNLFKAGLALTLVNIAYGFALNPTLSELSTVADRRKVGAYATTYAIYNVSYSLGMFGSNLTNGLLAHFFSISTTFLLVGVALFLCIFIFLFSNASIRTVKDH
- a CDS encoding TetR/AcrR family transcriptional regulator, with the translated sequence MIKKRAYNTESRKIQAIETKTRVLASAKNLFITKGFDNVTMDEIAKIAGVSTPSVYSFFKSKQGVIRSIMDEALEKEKFEELVQKVTQIKTLKGRLEISAKISRRLYDAEKDQINSFRNTSVLGPEFKAIEKEREERRYQRQEKTLKEVANEESLAEGINLKKAREILWAFTGRDIYRLLVIDKEWTSDEYEKWLAHSLIKLIAK